The Micromonospora sp. Llam0 genome contains a region encoding:
- a CDS encoding sulfotransferase domain-containing protein, whose amino-acid sequence MIVRYRTSLEDNSRWQNLRFRDGDIVISTPAKTGTTWVQMICALLIFQSADLPAPLAALSPWLDTRLRPPGAVCDHLEAQRHRRFIKTHTPLDGIPFDHRVTYVVVGRDPRDVAVSLYHHRNNLKPSIFGAPSARRQSIPPSFPQSLLSWLNNDDAPQHNLVTLKGMVWHLADAWSRRHQPNVALVHYHDLRRDLPGQMRWLAGLLGIDVAETMWPILVNAATFERMRQRSALLAPDADILDDAGRFFRSGPSGGWRTWLTEQDLDRYDRRLAELADPELIGWLHAEVAPS is encoded by the coding sequence ATGATCGTCCGCTACCGGACCTCACTGGAAGACAACAGCCGCTGGCAGAACCTGCGTTTCCGCGACGGCGACATCGTCATCAGCACGCCGGCCAAGACCGGCACCACCTGGGTACAGATGATCTGCGCCCTGCTCATCTTCCAGTCGGCCGATCTGCCGGCACCGCTGGCCGCGCTGTCACCGTGGTTGGACACGCGGCTACGGCCGCCCGGTGCGGTGTGCGATCACCTTGAGGCCCAACGCCATCGACGGTTCATCAAGACGCACACGCCACTCGACGGCATACCGTTCGACCACCGGGTCACCTATGTCGTGGTGGGTCGCGACCCCCGGGATGTGGCCGTGTCGCTGTACCACCACCGCAACAACCTCAAACCCTCCATTTTCGGGGCCCCGAGTGCCCGGCGCCAATCGATCCCGCCCAGCTTCCCGCAAAGCCTGCTGTCCTGGCTGAACAACGACGACGCGCCGCAGCACAACCTGGTCACGCTGAAGGGAATGGTCTGGCATCTGGCGGACGCCTGGTCACGCCGTCACCAGCCCAACGTGGCGCTGGTGCACTACCACGACCTGCGCCGCGACCTTCCCGGGCAGATGAGATGGCTGGCCGGCCTGCTCGGCATCGATGTCGCGGAAACCATGTGGCCGATATTGGTCAACGCGGCCACTTTCGAACGGATGCGGCAGCGCTCCGCCTTACTCGCGCCGGACGCCGACATCCTCGACGACGCCGGGCGGTTCTTCCGCAGCGGACCATCCGGCGGCTGGCGAACGTGGCTTACCGAACAAGACCTGGACCGGTATGACAGGCGCCTCGCCGAACTGGCCGATCCCGAACTCATCGGCTGGCTGCACGCGGAAGTGGCGCCTTCCTGA
- a CDS encoding cytochrome c biogenesis CcdA family protein, with protein MNETPFALAVAAGMLAVVNPCGFALLPAYLSFLVVGDGSAGRGAAVLRALVTTAAMTVGFVAVFGVFGLLVAPAGGAIQRHLPWVTVVMGVLLLGLGGWLLAGRTLPGLGVAAGRGPAVSRSLPSMAAFGAAYAVASLSCTVGPFLAIVVTSFRAGSVAAGAGLLVAYAAGMGLTVAVAAVAVALARDGLIRRARRAAPLLSRAGGLLLVVAGGYVAWYGWYETRVLRGAASGDVVVDGAAVVQRWLAEVLSQTGAVTLSAALVALLAVAGVLWWGRRPDGRFPTRSGTRPAAADDRTEVPVRGSGP; from the coding sequence GTGAATGAGACGCCCTTCGCGTTGGCGGTGGCCGCCGGGATGCTCGCGGTGGTCAACCCGTGCGGATTCGCGTTGCTGCCGGCGTACCTGTCGTTCCTGGTCGTCGGTGACGGCAGCGCCGGACGGGGGGCTGCCGTGCTTCGTGCGCTGGTTACGACGGCAGCGATGACCGTGGGGTTCGTCGCCGTGTTCGGTGTGTTCGGGTTGCTGGTGGCCCCGGCCGGCGGTGCCATACAGCGTCACCTGCCATGGGTGACCGTCGTCATGGGCGTCCTGCTGCTCGGCCTCGGCGGTTGGCTCCTGGCCGGCCGGACGCTGCCCGGCCTGGGCGTGGCGGCCGGTCGGGGGCCGGCGGTGAGCCGGTCACTGCCGTCGATGGCCGCCTTCGGCGCGGCGTACGCGGTAGCGTCACTGTCCTGCACCGTCGGACCGTTCCTGGCCATCGTGGTGACCAGTTTCCGGGCCGGTTCCGTCGCCGCCGGTGCCGGGCTGCTCGTGGCGTATGCGGCGGGCATGGGGTTGACCGTGGCGGTCGCGGCGGTGGCCGTCGCGCTGGCTCGGGACGGCCTGATCCGCCGGGCCCGGCGAGCGGCCCCGCTGCTGTCGCGGGCCGGTGGCCTCCTGCTGGTGGTCGCCGGCGGCTATGTGGCCTGGTACGGGTGGTACGAGACCCGGGTGTTGCGCGGCGCGGCGTCCGGCGACGTCGTCGTGGACGGCGCGGCCGTGGTGCAGCGCTGGCTGGCCGAGGTGCTGTCCCAGACCGGCGCGGTCACCCTCTCGGCTGCGCTGGTCGCGCTGCTCGCCGTGGCCGGCGTGCTCTGGTGGGGACGACGTCCGGACGGTCGGTTCCCGACACGCTCTGGCACCCGACCGGCGGCTGCCGATGACCGGACCGAGGTCCCGGTCCGCGGGTCAGGACCGTAG
- a CDS encoding redoxin domain-containing protein: protein MVIRRVCAALVLVVALALAGCGEGAAPNTSGAGASPGAAVDLTFTVATVDGATFSGDRLRGRPAVLWFWAPWCSTCATEAPTVKTLATEYVDRATVVGVAGLGERKAMREFVALTGIDGFPQLADAQGVVWQRLGVTAQATFVLLDSDGVVAARGYLEPDELKRRIDGLVG, encoded by the coding sequence ATGGTGATTCGGCGAGTGTGTGCGGCGCTGGTGCTTGTGGTCGCGTTGGCTCTCGCCGGGTGCGGCGAGGGTGCGGCACCGAACACCAGCGGCGCTGGGGCTTCCCCGGGTGCGGCGGTGGATCTGACCTTCACTGTCGCCACCGTCGATGGAGCCACGTTCTCCGGTGATCGGCTGCGGGGCAGACCGGCTGTGCTGTGGTTCTGGGCTCCGTGGTGCTCGACCTGCGCGACCGAGGCGCCGACGGTGAAGACCCTGGCGACCGAGTACGTCGACCGTGCCACGGTGGTGGGTGTGGCGGGACTCGGCGAGCGGAAGGCGATGCGGGAGTTCGTCGCCCTGACCGGCATCGACGGGTTTCCGCAGCTCGCTGACGCCCAGGGGGTGGTGTGGCAGCGGTTGGGGGTGACGGCGCAGGCTACGTTCGTCCTGCTCGACTCCGACGGGGTCGTGGCCGCTCGGGGTTATCTGGAGCCCGACGAGCTGAAGCGGCGGATCGACGGGCTGGTGGGCTGA
- a CDS encoding Crp/Fnr family transcriptional regulator, which translates to MREHGPAGNGSSMTSPDRPIPTSAARAARSDLASAPSRGADLPMSYCLGDSLDVLDQPPWGAAPPPWAPGRREEVAAMERAAVYQDKVWCLSQVDIFRDLSPAEMDAIAAIAPSRTYRPGEMLYSPPNPVETLFILKAGRVRLFRISSDGRALTTSLINPGTIFGEMILLGQHMYDNYAEALDEVVVCVLNRACVQEQLLSDPRIAARITDILGQRLLAMERRLSESVFKSVPQRIAGLLLQLAAPPARRPLTARAEQVRLTHEQIAALAGTSRETTTKILGEFAERGLLRLGRGRITLLDRDRLAAETGD; encoded by the coding sequence TTGCGTGAACACGGCCCGGCTGGGAACGGCTCGTCGATGACGAGCCCCGATCGTCCGATCCCCACCAGCGCAGCGCGTGCCGCACGGTCGGACCTCGCGTCAGCGCCGTCACGTGGCGCTGACCTGCCGATGTCGTACTGTTTGGGAGACAGCCTCGACGTGCTTGACCAGCCGCCCTGGGGTGCCGCACCGCCGCCCTGGGCGCCCGGACGTCGTGAGGAGGTCGCCGCCATGGAGCGCGCCGCCGTGTATCAGGACAAGGTGTGGTGCTTGAGTCAGGTCGACATTTTCCGGGATCTGTCGCCGGCGGAGATGGACGCGATCGCCGCGATCGCCCCATCGCGGACCTACCGTCCGGGGGAGATGCTGTACTCCCCTCCGAACCCGGTGGAAACCCTGTTCATCCTCAAGGCCGGCCGGGTTCGCCTGTTCCGGATCTCCTCCGACGGGCGGGCCCTGACCACTTCCCTGATCAACCCGGGGACGATCTTCGGGGAGATGATCCTGCTCGGGCAGCACATGTACGACAACTACGCCGAGGCGCTCGACGAGGTGGTGGTCTGCGTGCTGAACCGCGCCTGCGTACAGGAGCAGTTGCTGTCCGACCCGCGCATCGCCGCCCGCATCACGGATATCCTCGGGCAGCGCCTGCTCGCGATGGAACGCCGGCTGTCCGAAAGCGTGTTCAAGAGCGTGCCGCAGCGCATCGCGGGGTTGCTGCTGCAACTGGCGGCACCGCCGGCCAGGCGGCCGCTCACCGCGCGCGCGGAGCAGGTCCGGCTCACCCACGAGCAGATCGCCGCTCTGGCGGGCACCTCCCGGGAGACGACCACGAAGATCCTCGGGGAGTTCGCCGAGCGCGGTCTCCTCCGGCTCGGCCGGGGTCGGATCACCCTGCTCGACCGGGACCGGCTCGCCGCTGAAACCGGCGACTGA
- a CDS encoding carboxymuconolactone decarboxylase family protein — MPRVPAHTLDDAPKAAHDMLTALRERFGKVLNVHGGMAHSPVVLAAYTGVQAAIAEHGSFDARTREAIALAVSAVNECAYCQAAHTVAARGAGLSPDEALAARAGTPIEPRLDALLVVARQATTARGEVDEPTWQQALDAGWSAEELTELFAHVMANMFTNYFNHYAGTELDLPAAPPTS, encoded by the coding sequence ATGCCCCGCGTCCCCGCACACACCCTGGACGACGCGCCCAAAGCCGCCCACGACATGCTCACCGCGCTGCGCGAGCGGTTCGGCAAGGTGCTGAACGTCCACGGCGGGATGGCCCACTCCCCCGTCGTGCTCGCCGCCTACACCGGCGTCCAAGCCGCCATCGCCGAGCACGGCAGCTTCGACGCCCGCACCCGGGAGGCGATCGCTCTCGCGGTCAGCGCCGTCAACGAGTGTGCGTACTGCCAGGCCGCCCACACGGTGGCCGCGCGCGGCGCGGGCCTGAGCCCCGACGAGGCGCTGGCGGCACGGGCCGGCACGCCGATCGAACCCCGCCTCGACGCGCTGCTAGTTGTGGCTCGGCAGGCCACCACCGCGCGGGGCGAGGTCGACGAGCCGACCTGGCAGCAGGCCCTGGACGCCGGATGGAGCGCCGAGGAACTCACCGAGCTGTTCGCCCACGTGATGGCCAACATGTTCACCAACTACTTCAACCACTACGCCGGCACGGAGCTGGACCTACCGGCCGCTCCGCCGACCTCCTGA
- a CDS encoding integrase, whose amino-acid sequence MRCSDNQGEAVLDQTLILHQRHLLHALREYEVLYNEHRPHQGIANARPLAPLPEPITDPDRLIHLNIHRRDRLGGILHEYEHAA is encoded by the coding sequence GTGCGGTGTTCTGATAATCAGGGCGAAGCGGTCCTCGACCAGACCCTGATCCTCCACCAGCGGCACCTGCTACACGCGCTCCGCGAGTACGAGGTCTTGTACAACGAGCATCGCCCTCATCAGGGCATCGCCAACGCCCGGCCACTCGCGCCACTGCCCGAACCGATCACCGACCCGGACCGTCTCATCCACCTGAACATCCACCGACGCGACCGCCTCGGCGGCATCCTCCACGAATACGAACATGCCGCCTGA
- a CDS encoding helix-turn-helix transcriptional regulator, translated as MSQRSAPIGALLPIEDEGVAMVAKFFRALADPTRLRLLEFLLHEPHTVGECVTHVGLAQGRVSTHLACLADCGYVAARRDGRRTFHQVTDPRVADLIVLARSLAADNATALAACVRIAPAPRPEG; from the coding sequence GTGAGCCAGCGTTCGGCGCCGATCGGGGCGCTGCTGCCCATCGAGGACGAGGGGGTGGCGATGGTGGCCAAGTTCTTCCGCGCCCTGGCCGACCCGACCAGGCTGCGGCTGCTGGAGTTCCTGCTGCACGAGCCGCACACCGTCGGCGAATGCGTTACGCACGTCGGGCTGGCTCAGGGCCGCGTGTCGACCCACCTTGCCTGTTTGGCCGACTGCGGCTACGTGGCGGCCCGCCGCGACGGGCGGCGCACGTTCCACCAGGTCACCGACCCCCGGGTGGCCGACCTGATCGTGCTGGCCCGGTCTCTGGCCGCCGACAACGCGACCGCCCTGGCCGCGTGTGTGCGGATCGCCCCTGCCCCCCGGCCGGAAGGGTGA
- the merA gene encoding mercury(II) reductase gives MRYDLAIIGSGGGAFAAAITARRRGVSVVMIEQGTVGGTCVNTGCVPSKALLAAAEARHVALDHRFPGVATSAGPVDWPALAGAKNDLVEAMRADKYGDLAAEYGWQILAGTARFSGDPDAPLLEVDLADGGTQTLEAAHYLVATGSAPWAPPIDGLADAGYLTSTTAMDLDHLPASMIAIGGNAIGLEQAQLFTRLGAQVTVIEALDRLAPFEEPEISQVIEEVFADEGIAVHTAATVTAVGRDTAGYRVAVTLAGGDVKELTGEQLLVATGRHPVTAGLNLDLVGVEVGDRGKIVVDAGLRTTNPRIWAAGDVTGHPQFVYVAAAHGTLIADNAFDRTERGVDYATLPRVTFTTPAIASAGMTDAQAIAAGHRCDCRVLPLEYVPRAVVNRDTRGLVKLVADADTGRLLGAHVIAEGAGEVIATAVYALANHMTVAKIADLWCPYLTMAEALKLAAQTYTRDVSKLSCCAA, from the coding sequence ATGCGGTACGACCTGGCGATCATCGGCTCCGGCGGTGGGGCGTTCGCGGCCGCGATCACCGCCCGCCGCCGGGGCGTGTCTGTGGTGATGATCGAGCAAGGCACGGTCGGCGGGACGTGTGTGAACACCGGGTGCGTGCCGTCCAAGGCGCTGCTGGCCGCGGCGGAGGCCCGCCATGTCGCCCTTGACCACCGGTTCCCCGGCGTGGCCACCAGTGCCGGTCCTGTGGACTGGCCGGCCCTGGCCGGAGCCAAGAACGACCTGGTCGAGGCGATGCGGGCGGACAAGTACGGCGACCTGGCCGCCGAGTACGGCTGGCAGATCCTGGCCGGCACCGCCCGGTTCTCCGGCGATCCGGACGCACCGCTGCTGGAGGTCGACCTCGCCGACGGCGGCACCCAGACATTGGAGGCGGCCCATTACCTGGTGGCGACCGGGTCGGCGCCATGGGCCCCGCCGATCGACGGCCTCGCCGACGCCGGGTATCTGACCTCCACCACCGCGATGGACCTCGACCACCTGCCCGCTTCGATGATCGCCATCGGGGGCAACGCGATCGGGCTGGAACAGGCCCAGCTCTTCACCCGCCTCGGGGCCCAGGTCACCGTCATCGAGGCCCTCGATCGGTTGGCTCCGTTCGAGGAGCCGGAGATCTCCCAGGTGATCGAGGAGGTGTTCGCCGATGAGGGCATCGCCGTACACACCGCGGCGACGGTCACCGCCGTCGGCCGGGACACCGCCGGCTACCGGGTCGCGGTGACCCTCGCCGGTGGCGACGTCAAGGAACTGACCGGCGAGCAGCTGCTGGTGGCCACCGGCCGCCACCCGGTCACCGCCGGGCTGAACCTCGACCTCGTGGGCGTCGAGGTCGGCGACCGGGGCAAGATCGTCGTCGACGCCGGCCTGCGCACCACCAACCCGAGGATCTGGGCCGCCGGGGACGTCACCGGCCACCCCCAGTTCGTGTACGTTGCCGCCGCGCACGGCACACTGATCGCCGACAACGCCTTCGACCGCACCGAGCGCGGCGTCGACTACGCCACCCTGCCGCGGGTCACGTTCACTACCCCGGCCATCGCCTCGGCCGGCATGACCGACGCCCAGGCCATCGCGGCCGGGCACCGGTGTGACTGCCGGGTCCTGCCGCTGGAGTATGTGCCCCGGGCGGTGGTCAACCGGGACACCCGCGGCCTGGTCAAACTCGTCGCCGACGCCGACACCGGCCGGCTGCTGGGCGCGCACGTCATCGCCGAGGGCGCCGGTGAGGTGATCGCCACCGCGGTGTACGCGCTGGCCAACCACATGACCGTGGCGAAGATCGCCGACCTGTGGTGCCCGTACCTGACCATGGCCGAGGCGCTCAAACTCGCCGCCCAGACATACACCCGCGACGTGTCCAAGCTGTCCTGCTGCGCTGCCTGA
- a CDS encoding cytochrome c biogenesis CcdA family protein, giving the protein MGEAPLGLAVAAGMLAAVNPCGFALLPAYLSLLVAGDGTTGRGAAVARALAATAAMTAGFVAVFGLFGLVLAPVAGTVQRHLPWVTIILGVLLLGFGGWLLAGRQLPGLRLTGSRAPTVRRSVPSMVLFGAAYAAASLSCTIGPFLAIVVTSFRAGSIVAGAGLFLAYAAGMGLTVAVAALTVALARDGVLRRVRRAAPLLSRLGGALLLAAGVYVAWYGWFEIRILHGTTTSDPIIDTAAVAQRRLATLLDRAGAGILAVVLAALLAGAAVGWMRQRRRHRRPRQEPAPTGTARPRD; this is encoded by the coding sequence ATGGGTGAGGCACCGCTGGGCCTGGCGGTAGCCGCCGGCATGCTCGCCGCGGTCAACCCGTGCGGGTTCGCGCTGCTGCCGGCCTACCTGTCGCTGCTGGTGGCCGGCGACGGCACGACCGGCCGCGGGGCCGCCGTGGCCCGGGCCTTGGCAGCCACCGCGGCGATGACCGCCGGGTTCGTCGCCGTGTTCGGCCTGTTCGGGCTGGTCCTGGCACCGGTCGCCGGTACGGTGCAGCGGCACCTGCCCTGGGTCACCATCATCCTGGGTGTGCTGCTGCTCGGGTTCGGTGGTTGGCTGCTGGCCGGCCGCCAGCTGCCGGGCCTGCGGCTGACCGGCTCGCGCGCGCCGACGGTGCGCCGGTCGGTGCCGTCGATGGTGCTGTTCGGCGCCGCCTACGCGGCGGCGTCGCTGTCGTGCACGATCGGCCCGTTCCTGGCCATCGTGGTCACCAGCTTCCGCGCCGGCTCGATCGTCGCCGGGGCCGGGCTGTTCCTCGCGTACGCGGCCGGGATGGGACTGACCGTCGCCGTCGCCGCCCTCACCGTCGCGCTCGCCCGCGACGGCGTGCTACGCCGGGTCCGCCGCGCCGCACCACTGTTGTCCCGCCTCGGCGGCGCGCTGCTCCTGGCCGCCGGCGTCTACGTGGCCTGGTACGGCTGGTTCGAAATTCGCATCCTGCACGGCACAACGACCAGCGACCCGATCATCGACACAGCCGCCGTCGCCCAGCGCCGGCTGGCCACCCTGCTCGACCGCGCCGGCGCAGGAATCCTCGCCGTGGTCCTGGCCGCCCTCCTGGCCGGCGCCGCCGTGGGCTGGATGCGTCAACGACGCCGCCATCGCCGCCCCCGCCAGGAGCCAGCCCCGACCGGCACCGCGAGGCCGCGCGACTGA
- a CDS encoding redoxin domain-containing protein, whose amino-acid sequence MKVRRALLALMVVGTLVVTGCATGSDQQAATSGSSAAGAADTPTGSYDFTAATLDGGSFDGHSLAGKPALLWFWAPWCPTCLQQARPVTDLAAKYQGKVTVVGVAGLDQESAMHDFVKMAKLSGFPQLADEQGVVWKRFKMAEQSTFVVLDRTGTVVARGHTDVDKLPDVLDPLLAG is encoded by the coding sequence ATGAAGGTACGGCGGGCACTACTCGCCTTGATGGTCGTCGGCACGCTGGTCGTGACCGGCTGCGCGACCGGCTCGGACCAGCAGGCGGCGACGTCGGGGAGTTCGGCCGCTGGGGCCGCCGACACACCGACCGGCAGCTACGACTTCACCGCGGCCACCCTCGACGGTGGCAGCTTCGACGGTCACAGCCTGGCCGGCAAGCCCGCGCTGCTGTGGTTCTGGGCCCCCTGGTGTCCCACCTGCCTGCAGCAGGCCCGGCCGGTCACCGACCTGGCGGCCAAATACCAAGGCAAGGTCACCGTCGTCGGGGTGGCCGGGCTGGACCAGGAGTCGGCGATGCACGACTTCGTGAAGATGGCCAAGCTGTCCGGGTTCCCGCAACTGGCAGACGAGCAGGGCGTCGTGTGGAAACGGTTCAAGATGGCCGAACAGAGCACCTTCGTGGTGCTCGACCGCACCGGCACGGTCGTGGCGCGCGGCCACACCGACGTCGACAAGCTGCCCGACGTGCTCGACCCGCTGCTGGCCGGCTGA
- a CDS encoding class I SAM-dependent methyltransferase, whose translation MPGRTYLVGVDASAGELSAARGRGAGPLVRASAAALPVAGASVEVVVCSMALQVLAPLPAVLAEITRVLVPGGRLVATWPDRGPLRPGDVLVLAGLLAVLGRGLRYPNDAALRRLPDLLTGAGLRLVDDERRRFGYPLLDAAAADRFLASLYLPDLPGYRYRTARTALRGLARARLTVPVPVRRIVAVRR comes from the coding sequence CTGCCGGGCCGGACCTACCTCGTCGGGGTGGACGCGTCCGCCGGCGAGCTGTCGGCGGCCCGCGGCCGGGGTGCGGGGCCGCTGGTGCGCGCCTCGGCGGCGGCGCTGCCGGTGGCGGGCGCCAGCGTGGAGGTGGTGGTGTGTTCGATGGCGTTGCAGGTGCTGGCGCCGCTGCCGGCCGTGCTCGCCGAGATCACACGGGTGCTGGTGCCCGGGGGCCGGCTGGTGGCCACGTGGCCCGACCGGGGGCCGCTGCGACCCGGTGATGTGCTCGTCCTCGCCGGGCTGCTGGCGGTGTTGGGTCGCGGCCTGCGGTATCCGAACGACGCCGCGTTGCGGCGGCTGCCGGACCTGCTCACCGGCGCCGGGCTGAGGCTGGTCGACGACGAGCGACGCCGCTTCGGGTACCCGCTGCTCGACGCGGCGGCGGCCGACCGGTTCCTGGCCTCGCTGTACCTGCCGGACCTGCCCGGCTACCGGTACCGAACGGCACGAACGGCGCTGCGGGGGTTGGCCCGTGCCCGCCTCACCGTGCCGGTACCGGTCCGGCGGATCGTCGCCGTGCGACGGTGA
- a CDS encoding SRPBCC family protein — translation MFSLTDHIIIDAPADQVWEVVAGRFDRIGEWATAIPASAALPAAPAGTLPAVGAPVPGRVCHTGIALVPEATETIVEYDEAARSLTYQASGLPGFVTLARNRWQITALGPHRCRAEFQAQLQVRGALGKLARWWLLARVGRTGQHLLADLRHLVEHGTVSPRKQRQLNRLTLQRSRIIRAPLPDVWEIISDLDGYHRHTDTLAVTTVISGAGQGARRRCVDSSARDWQETCTLWQPHDRYVMDVDVSTYPAAYRAMFRTFTGAWSVAPVDGGTQVTIRFDARLRRVPGLAALARLHAERGGADMEAILDSYQRTAEQQAG, via the coding sequence ATGTTCTCGCTGACCGACCACATAATCATCGACGCGCCCGCCGACCAGGTCTGGGAGGTGGTGGCCGGCCGGTTCGACCGGATCGGCGAGTGGGCCACCGCGATCCCGGCCTCGGCCGCGCTGCCGGCGGCGCCCGCAGGCACCCTGCCGGCCGTGGGGGCGCCGGTGCCGGGTCGGGTCTGCCACACCGGGATCGCGCTGGTGCCCGAGGCCACCGAGACCATCGTGGAGTACGACGAGGCCGCCCGGTCGCTCACCTACCAGGCGAGCGGGCTGCCCGGGTTCGTCACGCTGGCCCGCAACCGGTGGCAGATCACGGCGCTGGGCCCGCACCGCTGCCGGGCGGAGTTCCAGGCCCAGCTCCAGGTGCGCGGCGCGCTCGGGAAGCTGGCCCGGTGGTGGCTGCTGGCCCGCGTCGGGCGGACCGGGCAGCACCTGCTGGCGGACCTGCGGCACCTGGTCGAGCACGGCACCGTGTCGCCGCGCAAGCAGCGGCAGCTCAACCGGCTGACCCTGCAACGCAGCCGCATCATCCGGGCTCCACTGCCCGACGTGTGGGAGATCATCTCGGACCTCGACGGCTACCACCGGCACACCGACACCCTGGCCGTCACGACGGTGATCTCCGGCGCCGGCCAGGGGGCGCGACGCCGCTGCGTCGACAGCTCCGCACGCGACTGGCAGGAGACGTGCACCCTCTGGCAACCCCATGACCGGTACGTGATGGACGTCGACGTGTCGACCTACCCCGCCGCGTACCGGGCGATGTTCCGGACATTCACCGGCGCGTGGAGCGTGGCGCCGGTCGACGGCGGCACACAGGTCACCATCCGGTTCGACGCCCGGCTGCGGCGGGTCCCGGGGCTGGCGGCGCTGGCCCGCCTCCACGCCGAACGCGGCGGCGCGGATATGGAGGCGATCCTTGACAGCTACCAGCGCACGGCCGAGCAGCAGGCCGGATAG
- a CDS encoding helix-turn-helix domain-containing protein, whose product MDNATEAAVSPFGARLRRWRTHRGLSQLALATSVGSTARHVSFLETGRSRPSRQMVLRLGEALGVPLRERNQLLHAAGLPVAYPQADLGDRDLAPYLAAVDRLLQAHLPYPAMVIDPYGTVLLANRACHALFGADIVGADLTRRFLADPAARHTIANWPEVAWAGLDRLRHQLDRTPFDQRLRRLVERAETTLSGVPRPHRPSTDPVVCPWFRVGDQVVKTIGIAARFESAAEITLDELRIELIYPLDADADRVLRNLVNAADR is encoded by the coding sequence ATGGACAACGCCACCGAGGCGGCGGTCAGCCCGTTCGGGGCTCGGCTGCGCCGCTGGCGCACCCACCGCGGCCTGAGCCAGCTCGCCCTCGCGACGTCGGTCGGCTCCACCGCCCGCCACGTGTCGTTTCTGGAGACCGGACGCTCCCGCCCCAGCCGGCAGATGGTCCTGCGGCTCGGCGAGGCGCTGGGCGTGCCCCTGCGCGAACGCAACCAGCTCCTGCACGCCGCCGGCCTGCCGGTCGCCTACCCGCAGGCCGACCTGGGTGACCGCGACCTGGCCCCCTATCTGGCCGCCGTCGACCGGCTGCTACAGGCCCACCTGCCCTACCCGGCCATGGTCATCGACCCGTACGGCACGGTGCTGCTGGCCAACCGAGCCTGCCACGCCCTGTTCGGCGCCGACATCGTCGGTGCCGACCTGACCCGCCGGTTCCTCGCCGACCCGGCCGCCCGGCACACCATCGCCAACTGGCCCGAGGTTGCCTGGGCCGGCCTCGACCGGCTCCGCCACCAGCTTGACCGCACCCCGTTCGACCAGCGGCTCAGGCGACTGGTCGAGCGGGCCGAGACCACGCTGTCCGGCGTGCCCCGCCCGCACCGGCCATCCACCGACCCGGTGGTGTGTCCGTGGTTCCGCGTCGGCGACCAGGTCGTGAAGACCATCGGCATCGCCGCCCGGTTCGAGTCCGCCGCCGAGATCACCCTCGACGAGCTCCGTATCGAGCTGATCTACCCGCTCGACGCCGACGCCGACCGCGTCCTCAGGAATCTCGTGAACGCGGCCGACCGCTAG
- a CDS encoding carboxymuconolactone decarboxylase family protein: MPRVPVHDLHSAPDASRDLLVALKDRYGKVLNIHGEMAHAPVVLAAYSGIQAAIAEHGSFDPRTSEATALAVAAADCGYCQAAHTAAAQRAGMNLDETVAARLGRPIEPKLDALLAVVRAAVTHVGQVDEATWRQALAAG; the protein is encoded by the coding sequence ATGCCCCGCGTTCCGGTACACGACCTGCACAGCGCACCTGACGCCAGCCGCGACCTGCTCGTGGCACTGAAGGACCGCTACGGCAAGGTCCTCAACATCCACGGCGAGATGGCGCACGCCCCGGTGGTCCTCGCCGCCTACAGCGGCATCCAGGCCGCCATCGCCGAACACGGCAGTTTCGACCCGCGCACCAGCGAAGCGACCGCGCTGGCCGTCGCCGCCGCCGACTGCGGCTACTGCCAGGCCGCGCACACCGCCGCCGCGCAGCGCGCCGGCATGAACCTCGACGAAACCGTCGCGGCCCGCCTCGGCCGGCCGATCGAGCCGAAACTCGACGCGCTGCTGGCCGTCGTCCGCGCCGCGGTCACGCACGTCGGCCAGGTCGACGAGGCGACCTGGCGGCAGGCCCTCGCGGCAGGCTGA